DNA sequence from the Halorussus sp. MSC15.2 genome:
GCCACCGAACGCGAACTCCCGGACGTGCTCGCGGGCGACGGCGACGTCTTCTACGCCGTCGAAGCCAAGTCGAGTTCGGGCGACCCCATCTATCTCACCGGCGAGGAGGTCGAAGCCCTCGTCTACTTCAGCCAGAACTTCGGCGCGAAACCCAAAATCGGCGTGCGGTTCGACCGCGAGGACTGGTACTTCTTCCACCCGGCGGACGTCTACCAGACAGACGGCGGCAACTACCGCGTGAAGAAGGAGACCGCCCTCGAAGACGGCGACCCGATGGACGCGCTCAGAGCGACCGACGCGGACGACGAAGACGACGACGGTCACGACATCAGGGACGTGCTACACGCAGTGGAACAGGGCGTGCTGTCGCCCGACGAAGCGGCGTCGATGCTCGAATAAAGCTCTCCCGTCTCCTTCCTTCACTCCCTCCTTTCCCTTCGGCCTCTCGACCTGTCTACGACTCGTCCTTTCGACTCTCCCTTCGACTCGTTTCCTACTCCGACTTCTGTCCGTAGCGAGAAAACATATGGAAAAATATATTTGTTGTTGTGACTATTTTGACGATGTCGGTGACAGTGACTCGCGACTGACCGAATCGGTGTCCCGGTTCGTAGCGTCGCGTCGCTCGCGGGCTACGTCACCGGCGCACAGCGACCGGACTACGCGGTCTGACATTCGGCGATTCCGAGCGCCTCGACTCACCGGCGGCGGGCCGCGACGGGACAGGACCGACGGAGGGCCGGACCCGCCGCTCTTTACCATCAAAATACGGGGTCGGTCACTCGTCCGTCTCGAAGTCTGCGAGTTCCGACTGGTCGTCGTCCGTGACTTCCCCTCGGCGGGCGAGTCGGCCTCGCGGGAACGAGTACCGACGCAGGTGGTGGGGTTTCATGTCGTCGGAGCCGAGTCCCGCTGGTACCGGGTACATCGCCTCGACCACCACGTCGTCTGTGCGGTACGCCTCGTTGTTGTGGTAGTCCGCGACCGTGCAGTCGCGGTCGGTAATCCTGACTTGGTCGGCCCGGCGGGCGGTCGTCCGGACCACGACGAGCAGGTCGCCCGTCTCGCGGTCCACCACGGTCTCGCCGGGTTCGAGTTCGCACTCCTCGCAGAAGTGCGGTCCGTCGCTG
Encoded proteins:
- the hjc gene encoding Holliday junction resolvase Hjc, which produces MSNAKGDRRERELVNRLDEAGFAVMRAPASGSATERELPDVLAGDGDVFYAVEAKSSSGDPIYLTGEEVEALVYFSQNFGAKPKIGVRFDREDWYFFHPADVYQTDGGNYRVKKETALEDGDPMDALRATDADDEDDDGHDIRDVLHAVEQGVLSPDEAASMLE
- a CDS encoding SWIM zinc finger family protein, which produces MTDIRSQRARMERMAVTPLGGGVYEVESQSGNTYSVDLPGGRCTCPDHNFRGVRCKHLRRVAMEVNEGLVAPPGQKAVTCASCGDETFVDETSDGPHFCEECELEPGETVVDRETGDLLVVVRTTARRADQVRITDRDCTVADYHNNEAYRTDDVVVEAMYPVPAGLGSDDMKPHHLRRYSFPRGRLARRGEVTDDDQSELADFETDE